One window of Athalia rosae chromosome 4, iyAthRosa1.1, whole genome shotgun sequence genomic DNA carries:
- the LOC105688224 gene encoding sodium channel protein Nach isoform X1 → MRIPEEYKPSKESLKTSLKTRSKEYPRVAALHGIAYVADVTRPKIERIGWLICLLISLVAILVIIVTLMEKFQTNPMLSSMEIHSDDVPLDFPNIYFCPPWISSNNHTQGTKEQQDDTWYEELYKWDARATAFRNLTYPTSLNNVRSLKNYFFENYGSLCIFVQRLTLAGRELDCSSFDKVMTTRGICFVVSSSDIIIDDVDILLNFYAAMFPIRVYVTLPDQTNFLKHLSFHNFIFPSMVGMKFHETITSADAKVLTRSQRNCFFPGEQSPYVECMLDCEIKNSLKLCGCVAWYLAKDGVKECSINKYQCLSNHAVQIADTSRCRCLLSCDNIFPQKIEIQVYPPEEGLCAIKISVRSKLKYTRTILFGWSDLMVSFGGIAGLFLGLSLLSTIEFGYYFTLRTYCGAVLDAPRHRHNITKINVLELNDLGQLGNVAKHEKQPRLREQKAFNWSSRCLVRRSTHSTSNHEGQELYMALHNSFTGMQ, encoded by the exons ATGCGGATCCCCGAGGAATATAAGCCCAGCAAAGAGTCACTGAAAACCAGTTTAAAAACTCGGTCAAAGGAATATCCAAGGGTTGCTGCACTCCACGGTATTGCTTATGTCGCTGACGTGACAAGGCCGAAGATAGAAAG GATTGGCTGGCTCATCTGCCTTCTGATATCGTTGGTTGCCATTTTGGTCATTATTGTTACGCTCATGGAAAAGTTCCAGACCAACCCCATGCTGAGTAGCATGGAAATACACTCCGACGACGTCCCACTGGATTTTCcgaatatttatttctgtCCCCCTTGGATATCTTCGAATAACCATACCCAAGGAACAAAG GAGCAACAGGACGATACCTGGTACGAAGAACTCTACAAATGGGACGCAAGGGCAACAGCATTTAGAAACTTGACGTACCCCACTAGCCTGAACAACGTCAGATCCttgaaaaattactttttcgaaaattatggATCTCTATGCATCTTCGTCCAAAGGCTGACATTAGC TGGCCGAGAGCTGGACTGCTCGTCTTTTGACAAAGTGATGACCACTAGAGGAATTTGCTTTGTCGTTTCATCTTCGGATATCATAATCGATGATGTGGACATACTCTTAAATTTTTACGCTGCAATGTTTCCAATCAG AGTTTacgtgactcttccggatcAAACGAATTTCCTGAAGCATCTTTCGTTCCACAATTTCATCTTCCCTTCAATGGTCGGTATGAAGTTTCACGAAACGATAACATCGGCAGATGCAAAAGTGCTCACGCGATCCCAGCGGAATTGTTTTTTCCCCGGAGAACAATCCCCCTACGTCGAGTGCATGTTGGACTGCGAAATTAAAAACTCTTTGAAACTATGCGGCTGCGTCGCCTGGTACCTCGCAAAAGACGGTGTCAAAGAATGTTCGATAAATAAGTACCAATGTCTGAGCAATCATGCCGTGCAAATAGCAGACACTTCTAGATGCCGTTGTCTGTTGTCGTGCGATAATATTTTCCCCCAGAAGATCGAGATACAGGTTTACCCGCCCGAAGAGGGGCTTTGCGCGATCAAAATATCGGTCAGGTCAAAGTTAAAGTATACAAGGACGATTTTGTTCGGATGGTCCGATCTTATGGTGTCCTTTGGGGGGATAGCTGGGCTCTTTCTCGGTCTCTCTCTTTTGTCGACCATCGAATTTGGGTACTACTTCACTCTAAGAACCTACTGCGGAGCCGTACTCGACGCGCCTAGACACAGACATAATATCACTAAAATAAACGTTCTAGAGCTCAACGATCTTGGACAGCTGGGAAACGTGGCGAAGCACGAAAAACAACCTCGTCTCAGAGAACAAAAG gcatTCAATTGGTCATCACGGTGCCTAGTTCGTCGCAGTACTCATTCAACGTCCAACCACGAAGGGCAGGAGTTATACATGGCCTTGCACAATTCTTTTACAGGTATGCAATAA
- the LOC105688254 gene encoding uncharacterized protein LOC105688254 — protein MSTVKMKHVKSSLDRIGFRFPRQDSLRGRKNDVDDYKDEIFLEASLQFLYSLLAERTTTIKKTVEKLNETAVPPNIFGNLKSRTDSYASTSVRLFSSPNYGEYDIGTDIEEPNIPVEKLTPNTTRDLQNPGIRESISYANIVRNAVSRLATNCKRKRTSKTKIRLISANSLQGSNGLPETVGISFKGRRNRSSSESSFRQSNVWDHECKAESDVPSETVSSSLPAAPKERRGSNAQAKRKLRLVPTILNLLRGGSKRTCCTSSICVDLLEKDQIEYSPSDSNVTSINFTSRRPENFVRNDEKNTRRNKLINMLRNVSNETRMSINNDDGSRRRNTIGKFSLMHADILPPTKVNPSSQPPQQTKMCNVKVQATAVGCSKCDLVNRKPSAPTRPEIICDKLADEIPKGVRNYSDEITIPLRYSQDSPWLDWIENVGAEKISQNDVDTLHGLAAEIRRIRMRRHPVGELRTEIPVKIKTTQAPLHLRKTDQVSTAKFWEQRDFEIKTKSHRVTTTDGFQVEKFVQLLDETLPEGINYFPLHSNKNEGVCRMQDKNLAALNSMREKSALQVLFRQIATDASIISESIELKSCGNNDKNVPQTAPKRQSSKISVCSYSSEGLSGSDQESPDFRMKSTSTLRDEETEIIIVEENGGSALPENSSSSALVAHRGSEKSTFCSHSVLREKIHNLDDKKLSNDVMGWWAPNFNYSTTPSPLTQYLSITY, from the exons ATGTCGactgtaaaaatgaaacacgtaAAAA GTAGTCTGGATCGAATAGGATTTCGATTTCCTAGACAAGATTCTCTCCGCGgacgaaaaaatgacgtcGACGATTATAAGGATGAGATATTTCTAGAAGCAAGCCTGCAGTTCCTGTATTCTTTACTTGCCGAAAGAACaacgacaataaaaaaaaccgtcgaaaaattaaacgaaactgCAGTTCCTCCCAACATCTTCGGGAATTTGAAATCCCGTACCGATTCTTACGCATCGACGTCGGTtcgtcttttctcttctccgaaCTACGGAGAATATGATATTGGTACTGATATTGAAGAACCGAATATACCCGTCGAAAAACTGACGCCAAATACCACGAGAGATCTTCAAAACCCGGGTATCCGAGAAAGCATCTCTTACGCAAATATCGTACGCAATGCTGTTTCGCGTTTGGCTACGAATTGTAAGAGAAAACGTACCAGCAAAACGAAAATTCGCCTCATTTCTGCAAACTCTCTGCAAGGTTCCAATGGACTACCTGAAACTGTTGGGATTTCTTTTAAGGGGCGGAGAAACCGAAGCTCCTCTGAGTCTTCATTCCGGCAAAGCAATGTTTGGGATCACGAGTGCAAAGCAGAGTCGGACGTTCCGAGCGAAACAGTTTCGAGTTCATTACCTGCAGCTCCGAAGGAACGCAGGGGATCGAACGCTCAAGCCAAGAGGAAACTACGTTTGGTTCCGACGATCTTGAACCTGTTAAGAGGAGGATCGAAAAGGACTTGTTGCACCTCATCGATCTGCGTTGATCTCTTGGAAAAGGATCAAATAGAATACTCGCCATCGGATTCAAATGTGACATCTATAAATTTTACTAGTAGGAGGCCTGAAAACTTTGTtcggaatgatgaaaaaaatacacgtcgTAATAAGTTGATAAATATGCTGCGAAATGTTTCAAATGAAACCCGAATGTCGATTAATAACGACGACGGATCCCGTAGGCGAAAcacaattggaaaattttctctcatgCATGCTGATATTTTACCGCCTACGAAAGTTAATCCTAGCTCACAACCGCCGCAACAAACGAAAATGTGCAACGTAAAAGTACAAGCAACTGCAGTTGGTTGCTCCAAGTGTGACCTTGTCAATCGAAAACCCAGTGCACCCACAAGGCCAGAAATTATATGTGATAAACTTGCAGATGAAATTCCGAAAGGTGTGAGAAATTATAGTGACGAAATAACCATTCCTCTAAGATATTCCCAAGATTCGCCTTGGCTTGATTGGATTGAAAATGTTGGCGCTGAAAAGATAAGTCAAAATGATGTTGATACGTTGCACGGGCTAGCTGCAGAAATCCGAAGGATTCGGATGCGACGACATCCAGTTGGTGAACTGCGGACAGAAATACCCGTAAAAATCAAAACTACGCAAGCTCCACTGCATCTTCGCAAAACCGATCAAGTTTCCACTGCAAAGTTTTGGGAGCAACGTgactttgaaataaaaaccaaaagccACCGAGTAACCACGACAGACGGGTTtcaggtggaaaaatttgtcCAACTCCTCGATGAGACCTTGCCAGAAggcattaattattttccacttCATAGTAACAAAAACGAAGGCGTATGTAGAATGCAGGATAAAAATCTTGCCGCTCTAAATTCGATGCGTGAAAAATCCGCACTCCAAGTTCTATTCCGCCAAATCGCTACCGATGCCTCGATTATTTCTGAATCCATCGAATTGAAATCATGCGGCAATAATGACAAGAATGTTCCACAG ACCGCACCAAAACGACAATCATCCAAAATAAGTGTGTGCAGTTACTCATCGGAAGGCTTGTCTGGTAGCGATCAGGAGTCTCCCGACTTTCGAATGAAATCTACATCTACGCTTAGGGACGAAGAAACCGAGATCATAATCGTGGAAGAAAATGGCGGTAGTGCATTACCTGAAAATTCCAGTAGCAGTGCATTGGTCGCACATCGTGGAAGTGAGAAGAGTACTTTCTGTTCACATTCAGTtctaagagaaaaaattcacaacttAGATGATAAAAAACTCAGTAACGACGTGATGGGGTGGTGGGCTCCGAActttaattattcaacaacTCCTTCGCCACTTACTCAGTATCTATCGATAACTTATTAA
- the LOC105688224 gene encoding sodium channel protein Nach isoform X2, with the protein MRIPEEYKPSKESLKTSLKTRSKEYPRVAALHGIAYVADVTRPKIERIGWLICLLISLVAILVIIVTLMEKFQTNPMLSSMEIHSDDVPLDFPNIYFCPPWISSNNHTQGTKEQQDDTWYEELYKWDARATAFRNLTYPTSLNNVRSLKNYFFENYGSLCIFVQRLTLAGRELDCSSFDKVMTTRGICFVVSSSDIIIDDVDILLNFYAAMFPIRVYVTLPDQTNFLKHLSFHNFIFPSMVGMKFHETITSADAKVLTRSQRNCFFPGEQSPYVECMLDCEIKNSLKLCGCVAWYLAKDGVKECSINKYQCLSNHAVQIADTSRCRCLLSCDNIFPQKIEIQVYPPEEGLCAIKISVRSKLKYTRTILFGWSDLMVSFGGIAGLFLGLSLLSTIEFGAQRSWTAGKRGEARKTTSSQRTKGIQLVITVPSSSQYSFNVQPRRAGVIHGLAQFFYRYAISISQYNISWCVIKIYSI; encoded by the exons ATGCGGATCCCCGAGGAATATAAGCCCAGCAAAGAGTCACTGAAAACCAGTTTAAAAACTCGGTCAAAGGAATATCCAAGGGTTGCTGCACTCCACGGTATTGCTTATGTCGCTGACGTGACAAGGCCGAAGATAGAAAG GATTGGCTGGCTCATCTGCCTTCTGATATCGTTGGTTGCCATTTTGGTCATTATTGTTACGCTCATGGAAAAGTTCCAGACCAACCCCATGCTGAGTAGCATGGAAATACACTCCGACGACGTCCCACTGGATTTTCcgaatatttatttctgtCCCCCTTGGATATCTTCGAATAACCATACCCAAGGAACAAAG GAGCAACAGGACGATACCTGGTACGAAGAACTCTACAAATGGGACGCAAGGGCAACAGCATTTAGAAACTTGACGTACCCCACTAGCCTGAACAACGTCAGATCCttgaaaaattactttttcgaaaattatggATCTCTATGCATCTTCGTCCAAAGGCTGACATTAGC TGGCCGAGAGCTGGACTGCTCGTCTTTTGACAAAGTGATGACCACTAGAGGAATTTGCTTTGTCGTTTCATCTTCGGATATCATAATCGATGATGTGGACATACTCTTAAATTTTTACGCTGCAATGTTTCCAATCAG AGTTTacgtgactcttccggatcAAACGAATTTCCTGAAGCATCTTTCGTTCCACAATTTCATCTTCCCTTCAATGGTCGGTATGAAGTTTCACGAAACGATAACATCGGCAGATGCAAAAGTGCTCACGCGATCCCAGCGGAATTGTTTTTTCCCCGGAGAACAATCCCCCTACGTCGAGTGCATGTTGGACTGCGAAATTAAAAACTCTTTGAAACTATGCGGCTGCGTCGCCTGGTACCTCGCAAAAGACGGTGTCAAAGAATGTTCGATAAATAAGTACCAATGTCTGAGCAATCATGCCGTGCAAATAGCAGACACTTCTAGATGCCGTTGTCTGTTGTCGTGCGATAATATTTTCCCCCAGAAGATCGAGATACAGGTTTACCCGCCCGAAGAGGGGCTTTGCGCGATCAAAATATCGGTCAGGTCAAAGTTAAAGTATACAAGGACGATTTTGTTCGGATGGTCCGATCTTATGGTGTCCTTTGGGGGGATAGCTGGGCTCTTTCTCGGTCTCTCTCTTTTGTCGACCATCGAATTTGG AGCTCAACGATCTTGGACAGCTGGGAAACGTGGCGAAGCACGAAAAACAACCTCGTCTCAGAGAACAAAAG gcatTCAATTGGTCATCACGGTGCCTAGTTCGTCGCAGTACTCATTCAACGTCCAACCACGAAGGGCAGGAGTTATACATGGCCTTGCACAATTCTTTTACAGGTATGCAATAAGCATCAGTCAGTATAATATAAGTTGGTgcgttataaaaatatattcaatttga
- the LOC105688256 gene encoding ras-related and estrogen-regulated growth inhibitor-like protein, whose translation MKTNDRSGNVSRVRIVVLGSSNVGKSALTVRYLTRRFIGEYRSNTDLLYRQIVTVNNMALNVEIVDVSGEAETSFPADQVAWADGCLIVYSVTDRQSFLYAEECLRHFQEGDSPAVQTVLLANKMDLEHLREVEEVEGRELSKQYGCQFHEISVAEDSSSLYKAFEHLVTECRVLLRNTKTRKFSVSKMIGTLIGTQKSATPSCGGTVVVCNKNDLHYSRVLKRRQNLVAPASL comes from the exons ATGAAGACCAACGATAGGAGCGGAAATGTTTCACGAGTTAGAATCGTGGTTCTAGGAAGTAGCAACGTTGGAAAATCTG CCCTGACCGTGCGCTATCTCACCAGGCGATTCATCGGCGAATATCGATCGAATACCG ATTTGCTCTACAGGCAGATAGTTACGGTTAATAACATGGCGTTGAATGTGGAAATAGTCGATGTATCAGGCGAAGCG GAAACAAGTTTTCCTGCTGACCAAGTCGCTTGGGCTGACGGTTGCCTGATTGTCTACAGCGTTACCGATCGTCAGAGTTTTTTGTACGCCGAAGAGTGCCTTCGTCATTTTCAAGAGGGAGACAGTCCAGCCGTCCAAACCGTTCTCCTGGCGAATAAAATGGACCTAGAACACCTACGCGAG GTCGAGGAAGTCGAAGGCCGGGAGCTATCGAAACAGTACGGATGCCAATTTCACGAGATTTCGGTCGCGGAAGATTCGTCCTCGCTCTACAAGGCGTTTGAACATCTGGTGACTGAGTGTCGAGTTTTACTTCGAAACACAAAGACGCGAAAGTTCTCCGTTAGTAAGATGATCGGTACATTAATCGGTACGCAGAAGAGTGCTACCCCGTCATGCGGGGGTACCGTTGTcgtatgtaataaaaatgatcttcACTATTCTCGAGTATTGAAAAGACGACAAAACTTAGTGGCACCAGCGAGTCTATGA
- the LOC105688261 gene encoding mediator of RNA polymerase II transcription subunit 29-like, whose amino-acid sequence MNITQIQQPGQMGMGQMPQSNPQISQTQQQQQQQQQPQQQQQQQQQQQQQPQQQQQPQQQQHTQEKLDNISKVKSLVGPLRDSLAIALKSAAQTLHQNSLVDVGTYKGIDLPVQYRFDKNAEEFYSICDQIELHLKTSIECLSQNSSSLRYLPISVAPNRTEAVSGQDGPALTYPQFLMTVRSQVSYVKDIHDMLLSAAHTMTPGE is encoded by the coding sequence ATGAATATCACACAAATTCAGCAGCCCGGACAGATGGGAATGGGTCAGATGCCTCAATCTAACCCTCAGATATCGCAGactcagcagcaacagcagcaacaacaacagccgcaacaacagcaacagcaacaacagcagcagcaacaacagcctcagcaacaacaacaaccgcaacaacagcaacacaCTCAGGAGAAACTGGATAACATATCAAAAGTAAAGTCTCTTGTGGGCCCGCTCAGAGACTCACTTGCTATTGCTCTTAAATCAGCTGCTCAAACACTTCATCAAAACAGTCTTGTTGACGTTGGTACCTACAAAGGGATTGACTTACCGGTACAGTACAGGTTTGACAAGAATGCAGAAGAGTTCTACTCGATATGTGACCAGATAGAGTTACATCTGAAGACATCCATCGAATGTCTCTCGCAAAACTCAAGCTCTCTAAGGTATCTTCCGATCTCTGTTGCCCCCAATAGGACAGAAGCTGTCTCTGGACAGGATGGTCCAGCTTTGACCTATCCACAATTTCTAATGACTGTTCGCTCTCAAGTCTCTTATGTTAAGGATATTCATGATATGCTATTATCAGCTGCGCACACTATGACTCCAGGGGAATGA